The genome window GTGAAAGAAATAAAATAGAGAAGCTTATTAAGAATTAGGATTCAGACTTCTAGTTCTAAACTTTCTCTCTACTGCCATCCTCTCCTCTGATCGGGCACCATCTTCATATATAAGAAAATTTCATAATGATTTCTCGATTTGGTGCTAGATTTCCATGGCAAATCTAGATTTTGCATTTGCACATATGAGAATTCGAATTCTCGATTTGATGCTAGATTTCCATTGCAAATCTTGATTTTGAATTTGCAGAGATGAGAATTCTATCATTCTAAGTTTAGATTTCATCGATTTCATTATGTAAAATCGAGACTTGGTGCATTGTAACGTCAGTAATGAATCAAAGCTTGATCTTACACttctttgttgtatttttcttgaatatttatttttctttttttatgttGCGCACGACAATTCTTCTATAATTGTTCCTGCAAAATAAAGTTAAAAATATGGAGAAAATAcgataatttatatatttttataagaGAAATTATGTGGTTAACATCTGGTAAAATGCACTTATCACTCTCAGTGTCCAAGCTGACTAAGGACTTATGCTGCTCTGTATGTTTTTTCCCTGATTTCTGTGTATTTCAGGGATTATACAGTGGCAGGGTGCTGGGGATTGGTAAAGAAGATAGTGGACTTTATATACTTAGTAGAGGAGATATTATTGCTGCTGGTTCATTTCACAAAGAAGGAGTAACAACCACACTGTGGCATCAAAGGCTAGGACATGTCTCTACACATGCTATGCAACACTTGCCGGATTTGAAGAATAAAGTGAAGCTAGAGATGCAAAAGGACTGTAAGATTTGCCCTTTAGCTAAACAACAGAATGGAGTAGTGAAAAGGAAACATAAGCACATCCTGGATGTGGCTAGAGCACTCAAGATTCAAAGTAATATACCAGTCAGATTCTGGAGAGAATGTGTTAGAACATCAGTATACCTAATCAACAAGATACCCACACAGGTCTTAAATAAAAGATCTCCCTATGAATTGCTATATGGTAAACAACCAAGTATAGATCATTTAAGAGTATTTGGTTGTTTATGTTATGCCAGTACCCTACCTAGAGGAGATAAGTTTGCTCCTAGAGCAAGAAGGGCAGTAATGATAGGGTATTCAGAGACACAAAAGGGTACAAACTATTTGATTTAGAATCTAATATTTTCTTTGTCAGCGGGGATGTAACCTTTAAAGAAGATGTTTTTCCTTTTCAAGGTGAAGAAGCTTGTCAAGAAGGTTTGTTCATTCTTACACCAGTAGACATGAACACTATTGTACCAAGAACATATGGTGATGATGTTCCTGTTGCAAATCAGGAAGAGTTAAGCAATGGAAGTATGGAGAAAGAGGCAATCCCTGCAGAATCATCAGATGCAGATTTGGATGAGTCAGCAGGAGTAAATGCAGATATTCCAAATGCATCAGAAGATGTTGTAGCTGAACCTCTAGCCATTATGGAGGAAACTCAAGCAAATTTGCAAGAACAACAAGCAGCAACTCAACAATTGCAGTCATTTGAACCTGCTAACAATGCAAAAGCTCCTATCCTTAGGAAATCCACCAGAGGCACAAAACCAGCAATTTGGCTCAAAGACTATGTTACTGGTTGGAAGCCATCAGGACACATTGCCTATCCAATCTCCAATTATGCCACCTACACACATTTGCCAGAATACTACCAAGCATACCTCACCAGTTTCTCTGCCCTCACAGAACCAAATACTTTCTATGAAGCCTCTACAGAAGAGAGATGGATTAAAGCTATGCAAGAAGAAATTCAGGCACTTGAAGCTAACAAAACTTGGGAGATTATAGCTATGCCACCAGGAAAGAAAGCAATTAGCTCAAAGTGGGTGTACAAAATCAAATACAAGGAAAATGGTGAGGTTGACAGGTTCAAGGCACGCTTAGTGGCTAAGGGCTATACACAACATGAAGGTCTTGACTACCATGAGACCTTTTCTCCTGTTACAAAAATGGTCACAATGAGGACTGTGATTAGCCTTGCAGcctctaaaggttggaaattattCCAAATGGATGTAAACAATGCATTTCTGCAGGGCGATCTTTATGAATAGGTATACATGACTTTGCCACAAGGATTCCATAGACAGGGGGAGTCTCAAGTTTGCAAGTTACTTAAGTCTCTTTATGGACTCAAGCAGGCATCAAGGCAGTGAAATATAAAGCTGACTAATGCTCTTACTGAGGCAGGATACATGCAAAGTGCCTATGATCATTCTTTGTTCACAAAGAAGTCACGAACATACTTGGTGATCATTTTAGTATATGTGGATGACTTGATGATTACTGGGAGCAGCAGTGATATGATAGATGAAGTTAAAAGGACCTTACATAAGTCTTTCAAACTCAAAGACTTGGGAGAACTAAAGTATTTTTTGGGAATTGAGATCATGAGATCACATAAAGGCATACTAATGAATCAAAGAAAGTATGCACTAGAGCTTATATCAGAATTGGGACTCAGTGGTGCAAAGCCTGCAAGTTCACCTCTTGAGCAAAATCAAAAGCTTACTACTATTGACTATGTTAAGCATATAGGACTCAAAGGAGATGAGGAGCTGACAGATATTGGAGGCTATCAGAAGTTGATTGGGAAGTTGATCTATTTGACCATAACCAGGCCTGACATCTGCTTTGCAGTACATGTCCTAAGTCAATTTATGCAACATCCAAAGCAATAACGCATAGAGGCACCTATGAGAGTGGTGAAATATATAAAAGGGCCACCAGGAAAAGGAATATTATTGAAGAAGGGATCATTAGAAGAGATTTCAGCCTATTGTGATTCTGACTGGGCAGCCTGCCCAAACACCAGAAGATCAGTGACATGCTATGTCATTAAGCTTGGTGAATCACTGATTTCTTGGAAGTCCAAGAAGCAACAGACAGTAAGTAGAAGTTCTGCAGAAGCAGAGTATAGAAGCATGGCAGCTGTTAGTGCAGAATTGGTATGGCTAGTTGGATTGCTGAAGGAATTTGATATGTCCTTACAGATGCCAGTAAAGGTTTTTTGTGATAGCAAAGCAGTTCTACAAATACCTGCAAATCCAATCTATCATGAGTAGACAAAATATATAGAGATTGATTGCCATTTTATGAGGGAAAAGATAAAAAATGGATTGATATCCATTCATTACATCTCTACAAGAGAACAGTTAGCATACATGATGACCAAGGGCCTTGGTGTAGCTCAACATCAAATGTTAATGTCCAAACTGGGAATGTTCGATGCTTTTCATTCTCCAGTTTGAGGGGGAGTATCAAGAACATTAGATAGAGTTGGTTGTTAGTTAGTGAAGAAACTAATTGAGGGACCTAAGTGTAGACAAAAGAACTTTGAGGGTCATATTGTTAGAAAGGGTGAAGAGCACGTGATTATGTTAAATAGAACAGTGCCCTCCAGAATTGTATTGtattcattcttcttcttctacaaAAGCAAAAATGCTATTTTTCTCTTCGTCTcttctcttcatttcttcttctagATTTCGTCAGATTCATCTCTAGATTCAATCGCATGCTATGAAACTTGATTCATAGAGTATAGATTCAACAAATTGATAATTTCATTCTATAATCTCAAGCATTTTTTACTTTGTGCCTCCCACAATATATTTTTCACCGAAAATCTTATATATTAAAACTTTGGATCCCACAAATTCTATTTATCAAATATAGGCAACTTTCACACAACTTGTGTAAAAGGCAAAAACTAAAAAATTTCCTCCTTGTAGCTAACAATGCTTAGGATTGAAGTTTTATCTTTTCATATGCTTGAAATTAAAATGGCTAGTAACCAATTCAAACCTAAGATGGTGTTTTTTTCTCCATATCTTCGGAAAAATATTTGCCACGACGTACTTTTTTGAGAAAAAgataaatattttcttaaaacaaTAACTGTACACATATTTTCTTTtagaatttttaaaaatattttttagccaaaaattgtCTTTagctaggggtgtcaatggtttggTTCGActgatttttttataaaatttataccataacaaattttcggttattctattatgtataaccaaaattagatttTTCAAAACCGtaccaatcatgtcggtttctcttcagtatcggtatggttcggttgtttttggtattttttcaaATGTCATATAAAAATCACTAGTATAAGTTAAATGAGATAGCATACTTACTTTTATAGGACATAGTaaaactctctagatatttttaccGTTTAAATGGTGATAAATTAAGAAAACATAAAAGATAGCCAGAGTATAGattcatcaactattctacagtAACATAAAAGAAACTAACcaaagacaaaaaaaatataaatcacaagagtggaaagatattaacgaAGCcgagactcaagaataaagtctatagaaaattaaatatttaaaaagataaatctaatcatatgaaaggaaacatattcaatacattgtagtttgttACTCATACTCGCTAGAATACTTTGtatcttgctagtgaatatgctgaaaataatttagtttcattAGAAGTAGTATAATAAATTTGGGTattaagatttagagtttaattacttgttggcttgtaaccgCTTTTATAATTCCAAGGCTCaaggaaaaatttaatgctttattatttttaaacttaatacataaatatatttttaacataaaaatttattcggtacgattTGGTATtatttcggtttattttcataaaataaaaaaacttacccgaattatcggtacagttataATTCTTATAAAAACCTactattttattaaaagaaacctaaaattcGATTCGACGGTATAATTCGATCGATTTAATCGATTTTTAAATATTACCCATAGTCTTAGCTCTATAATTGCATTTTACgctatgatgttttaggatgacTTTACATTAGGTAGGTGTGGACGCATTAATCAAAGTTTGGAtatctttttgaatttttctttcttAATAATGAAACATGATATACACTGATGAGTAATGGCCCCATCTTGTACGGTACAATCTTACATCTATTTTGGATGTATCTATTTCATGTAGCTAATGtttgtaaaataaaaaagaaaatcagatttctcttttcaaatgattgagaaataaaagaaatgaacttttttttttcatccactcaagaaaaaaataaaaagataataaTACAGGATGGTTAAAGTATTTTTTGACTATTTATTAATGAATAAAAAACATAAAGAGGATTAATTGCAATTACGGGAGAATCTTGAATTGATTCTGGTTGAAGCAACATTACAAACACTTTAAAGATATTTGAACTGATGTTTTCGAACATTTAAATAagggaaaatattattatttaagtGTATTTAGATTGATTTTATTGGCTAAATTGATATGTCAAAATAAGAAAGaacttcttttaaataaaattcttAACTGGAGTAATATCTAGTATGTAGGCTGCAATTTTTTTTCTTCACGGTTGgaatagttaaaaaaaaaaattagatttatTTATTTTCCATATCTAGGAGGTGTCACGTTTGTAGAACCAATAAGTACGGAGTGTGCCTGCCCCTTTTTGTTCTGCTCTCTTTTCTGTGaatagaataaaaataaaatatttttgttttctgTAGGTTCATTATATTTTAAGTAATATTTTTGGATACACTGAAGATGCAGAAAAAAATTGGtactaataataaaaattaataaataatgtTCCCTTTGCGTAAGTGGCTCCAAGCAAACCACAACCTTGTCTCACATAAATTAATCATTAAACATCATGGCACCCCACAAACTTTCTCAATGCTATAATGTCACAATAAATCAAATTTGTAATTTTTGGTACCAGTAATAAAGAATAATATATTCTAAAATTAAATTTGAGATAAATTTATTTCATATTTGATTGAGATAAAATTACGGTATAATTAATTCTGAAATTAATTATTCTgaattataatattatttttgtttctaCGGGAGAATGAGATAATAATTTCGAGATAACTAATACTAAAATAACTTATTTGGTAGCCCTAagtattaaataattattttttttcttctccttCTATCTATTTTGAGGCCACCAAATCTTTCTTTTCGAAATTTCCTCGTATTTGAAAAATCTTTGATTCACTCAAATATAAAGATTACAAAAAAAGGGTGTGTTTTCTTTGCATTTGAATCCTCCATTTCAATCATCCAAAGTTCCTAATAAGtttctccttctttatttttgtggGTGTTAGACTCTGAAAAGATCTGATTTTTTTTCCTCTCCTCTGTTCTTTAAGGCTTAGTTATCTTATCCATATGTTAATTCATAATCTCTGTAcaaagcttcaaaatttgcctTTTTTAATCAGTTTTTTTTCAAGAATCTGATGCtccaaaaatgggatttttctAAATTCTCAGATACCCATTTCTATAAAGGCCTTAGATTTTCTCATTTTGTCTGAAAAGTTGACCATTTGGGTTCTTGCATATATTTTCCCTTACCCTTTTGATTAATCTTTGAACTTCCCACAAAAATGTATGGAACACAAAGTAGAAAAGATTTGGCCTTTGAATACCAATCTCAAATTCACATTTTGAGGCCAAGTATTCATGCTAGAAGGGCAAATATTACTGTGAAATTCCAAGATCTATATGGGTTTACAGTAGAAGGAAATGTTGATGATGTTAATGTGTTAAATGAGGTTAGGGAGAAAGTTAGGGAACAGGGTAAGGTGTGGTGGGCATTAGAAGCTAGCAAAGGTGCAAATTGGTATTTGCAAACACAAGTTACATCAACCCTAAAAACATCCCTTAAATTGTCTACTTTGGTGAATGCAATTACTCTGAAGAAGCTAATTAGGAAAGGAATACCGCCTGTGTTAAGGCCTAAGGTGTGGTTTTCACTATCAGGTGCAGCTAAGAAGAAATCCACTGTTCCTGAAAGTTATTACCAAGATTTGATCATGGCTGTTGAGGATAGGGTCACACCTGCCACCAAACAGATTGATCATGTGAGTTTCTTGCTCAAAATGTTACCTTTTGATATTAGAAATGTTTGTAGTTTGACTTATTGTAGCTAGACTTTATGTGTTGACAACATGTTGGATGCTTTCGACGCCTATATTTTGGTGGTAATACATGCTCTAAATGCAAACTTTGTCATTTTGTTAGAGATAGAAATCCTAGGATGTCTTGAAGTATAATTAGGATGTCCCTTTTTTTTTCAAACCTGTTTTAAAAAACGCTTTTCTTGCTCCGAAGGTCTGAACAAACCTCTCTACCTTTGCGTACACCACACCCTCCCCAGGCCCCACTTGTGGGATCACActtggtatgttgttgttgtcccTTTTTGGGGTGGAATTCATTGTTGAATGTTAGATGTGTGAACTGATCAGGGGAAAAAATGTTTTTGAATGTTAGATATTTGGAACTTTTTATCTTTTGAAATGTTGCGTCACACTGGCAAAGTTTTGGGACTTCTAAAATCTTATGATAGATTCTGAAGATGCCATACGCTAATTTAGAGAACTCAAAAATACATTTATACAACAATTTTAAGTGGTTCAAAAGGTTCTAATGTAAAGTAttttgaaaaggaaaaatatcATGGTGCCATGATTAACTTCTTGCAAATGCTAATTGCTCAAAAATGATTTGGCATTTCTTCTTGGTATTAGCAAAAGTTAAGGGGAAGGGAGGTCTTGCCAGTATtctttttgatgattttgagcaaTTAAGAGTGGGTTACACTAAAGAATTTGAGTGCAGGGGTATAAGCTGAGGTGtagcagtgttgtcaaaggctcatCTGAGGCGCGCTTAAACCCTGAAGCTCAAAAAAGCTCAGGGTATGCGCTTCGCCTCACTTAGGTTGCGATTCAGTGTAGGCAAGGCACTGAGGTGTGCACCTCATTGCCTATAAGTTCTATTTTGAATAAAGCAGTACAAAACAATAAATATGATTGGCAAAAAGATATATTAATTGTTGAGGAAATCATTATGAATGAAATTGTCACTGCTTTCTTGcatgatatatatatttttatttttttcttcgttGCGCCTTTTGTAACTAAAGCTCACACTTTAATTGTGCTTTGCGCTTCAAGCTCCGATAGACTTGACCGCTTTTGACGGTTTTCTCCTTTGACAACACTGAGGTGTAGAAATTATTTTTGCTCGTAATAGCTTTAGTTGGGACTTATAGCAGTTATGCTTCTTCTTTTGTCTTATCCAATTAAACACCTTAacgaaaagaacaaagaaaagaaaaaaaggccATGGATTGTAAGCTTGTAAAATTTTAAACTTCTTATGTAGCTGTGATTAATGCATCTGTTGAGTCTCAGTGAAAAATTGGAAATATACTATGTTGAGAATTTTTTAGGGTTCATTTGTTTCTGCATATGCCTTGAGTATTGGTTTAGAACAAAGTGTCGAAAGTTTAGGCACATGTCTAAGGGAGAACTATTGTTACAGTTTTCAAGAATTCAGTGCTTTCATTTGCCGTAGTTTTGAAATTTGTCTGTCAAATGTTCTTTTTATTAGTCGAAGAGCTTGTCCCATTTTGCTAATCCTACATAGGGCTATATACAACGCTCAAACTTGAATAGACATATTTCATTTGGTTAGGATTCAATCCAGATTGATGAATTTAAAGGGCACTTGGGCTGGTGGCTCTCTCAGCGTAGTACATTAAATTGTGAGATTTTCTCGTGGTGCATGGTAAAGCACCACTTTgcattttttttgataaggtaaataattttcttaacagtTGGGGAAAACCACATATACAATCCGTTTACTAAAAAGAGAGAACCTACACCAAAATATAGTTCTCAACAAAAGAAGCCCAATCCTCTATGCAAATAGGGACCTCATGACTACACCAAAAATAAACTAAAAACAAAAGACTATTTTGCAATTTAATAAAGTCTTGTTCCGCCCCTTCGAATGCCCTCCTATTTCTCTCTTTCCAAATAACCCACATAATTGCTAATGGGGCAACACTCCATGCCCTTAGAGTTCTCTTCCCCCCTCATGTGAGCCCAACTATGCAATGCCTCCTTCACTGTGCGCGGCACCAGTTTGCATATAAAGACTTCAGCCTTCATCTTGATGTTTagcttttatgttaaataaaGTCCAAGTACAACTTTTTTAGCTCCGTGAGAAAGGTTCATTTGATATGGAAGACAAGGATTACTAAATCATTTGATTTGGAAGACAAGGATTATCCTTAGCAGCTTTTTAGCAAGCTTGAGGTGaaat of Nicotiana tomentosiformis chromosome 7, ASM39032v3, whole genome shotgun sequence contains these proteins:
- the LOC117275299 gene encoding uncharacterized mitochondrial protein AtMg00810-like, translated to MRVVKYIKGPPGKGILLKKGSLEEISAYCDSDWAACPNTRRSVTCYVIKLGESLISWKSKKQQTVSRSSAEAEYRSMAAVSAELVWLVGLLKEFDMSLQMPVKVFCDSKAVLQIPANPIYHE